One Spirochaetota bacterium DNA window includes the following coding sequences:
- a CDS encoding ABC transporter ATP-binding protein → MGKNTLKERNAPAAGTLPLMRVESLYKVYPSPMGDFTALSNVSFLAAQGEFIAVVGRSGSGKSTLMNLLTGIDAPSTGHVVIGGTDIHALSQNDLSLWRGRNIGVVFQFFQLLPTLTVLENIMLPMDFCRTYPVRERSERALALLSRVGIRDQAGKLPASLSGGQQQRAAIARALANDPMIIAADEPTGNLDSHTADAVLDLFSELSADGKTVIMVTHERAIGHRISREIRLMDGAIVSDAEAEERHA, encoded by the coding sequence ATGGGAAAGAATACTCTCAAAGAACGGAACGCTCCTGCTGCGGGAACACTGCCGCTCATGCGCGTCGAATCGCTTTACAAAGTCTACCCATCGCCGATGGGTGATTTCACCGCGCTCAGCAATGTGTCCTTTCTGGCGGCACAGGGCGAGTTCATCGCGGTGGTCGGTCGGTCCGGAAGCGGAAAATCGACGCTGATGAACCTTCTCACCGGCATCGATGCACCGAGTACCGGGCACGTCGTCATCGGCGGCACGGATATACACGCACTCTCGCAGAACGACCTTTCGCTCTGGCGCGGACGGAATATCGGTGTGGTGTTCCAGTTCTTTCAGCTTCTGCCGACGCTTACCGTGCTCGAGAACATCATGCTGCCGATGGACTTCTGCAGGACATATCCCGTCCGTGAACGCTCCGAGAGGGCGCTCGCGCTCCTTTCGCGCGTCGGCATACGCGATCAGGCCGGCAAGCTCCCCGCATCGCTTTCCGGCGGACAGCAGCAGCGCGCGGCGATAGCGCGTGCGCTCGCGAACGACCCTATGATCATCGCCGCTGACGAGCCTACCGGCAATCTCGATTCCCACACCGCGGACGCTGTACTTGACCTCTTCTCAGAACTTTCCGCCGACGGAAAAACGGTCATCATGGTCACCCACGAACGCGCCATCGGTCATCGCATATCGAGGGAAATACGCCTCATGGACGGGGCCATCGTATCCGATGCCGAAGCGGAGGAACGCCATGCGTAA
- a CDS encoding helix-turn-helix domain-containing protein: protein MGGFQYTAWHTMIPRHISFIIAVVTAAAVVQGIVLVIAVMRSRNALAEKLPLAALMLAFSISLLHVRAFVRIDGTFTPFGVYGEPSQLLFGPLIFLYFRGLVGKRHHPAYALHLLPFIGALILIALLHASHASTAGTVIAVTAFLQIVVYLVMCHYSLHQYRTSLLTKHSAIREERFSLLRAIMIAIGICYLLKLPVLVMLTHGGPEYLDDILALLLAAAVYAVGYSSFLPAVTSPAEAAEPYKGSRLSAKESRKHYAMLCARMDGERLYKDPELTLKKLASIVDTPYYLLSQMINENSGSNFFDFVNRRRVDEVKRLFDDASMKGFTMLDIALEAGFNSKATFNKVFKSVTGMTPSAFSRRMPR from the coding sequence ATGGGTGGGTTTCAGTATACTGCATGGCATACCATGATCCCGCGTCATATCTCATTCATCATCGCCGTGGTGACCGCAGCCGCCGTCGTACAGGGCATCGTGCTCGTCATCGCGGTCATGCGCTCGCGAAATGCGCTTGCTGAGAAGCTGCCGCTCGCCGCACTCATGCTGGCATTTTCCATTAGTCTCCTCCATGTACGTGCGTTCGTACGCATCGACGGAACGTTCACCCCCTTCGGGGTATACGGCGAGCCCTCGCAGCTCCTGTTCGGACCGCTCATATTCCTCTACTTCCGTGGGCTTGTCGGAAAACGGCATCATCCCGCATACGCACTGCATCTCCTCCCGTTCATCGGGGCGCTCATATTGATCGCACTCCTGCATGCATCCCATGCAAGTACCGCTGGAACGGTTATCGCGGTGACGGCCTTTTTGCAGATCGTTGTCTATCTCGTCATGTGTCATTACTCCCTGCACCAGTACCGTACATCACTACTTACGAAGCATTCGGCCATCCGTGAAGAGCGGTTCTCCCTCCTCAGGGCGATCATGATAGCCATCGGCATATGTTATCTCCTCAAACTGCCCGTGCTCGTCATGCTCACACACGGCGGGCCGGAATATCTTGATGATATCCTCGCGCTCCTGCTTGCCGCTGCCGTGTATGCGGTCGGCTATAGTTCATTCCTGCCTGCTGTCACTTCGCCTGCGGAAGCGGCAGAACCGTACAAGGGGTCGCGGTTGTCTGCGAAGGAATCCCGAAAGCACTATGCGATGCTCTGCGCCCGTATGGACGGCGAACGTCTCTACAAAGACCCCGAACTCACCCTGAAGAAGCTCGCATCGATCGTGGATACGCCCTACTATCTCCTCTCACAGATGATCAACGAGAACAGCGGGAGCAATTTTTTCGATTTCGTGAACCGCCGCCGCGTGGACGAGGTGAAGCGGCTCTTCGACGATGCATCGATGAAGGGCTTTACGATGCTCGATATTGCGCTTGAGGCCGGCTTTAATTCGAAGGCAACGTTCAACAAGGTGTTCAAATCCGTCACCGGCATGACACCTTCCGCCTTCAGCCGCCGCATGCCTCGATAA
- a CDS encoding Gfo/Idh/MocA family oxidoreductase, whose amino-acid sequence MNTQKILIAGCGSMAKKWAHYAKARSDVSIAGLLDIKKENAEHFASEQGISAPAFTDIDDALAATKADIVFDITIPEAHKGIALTAFRHGAHVFGEKPMASSLADAKKMVAAAERSGKMYAVMQNRRYLKNIRALRSIIDSGTIGDIGFVAADFFIGAHFGGFRDAMASPLILDMAIHTFDQARFIAGADPVSVYCHEFNPKGSWYAGNAAAVATFEFKNGIVFSYRGSWCAEGCSTSWESIWRITGSTGSAVWNGKDLPYAEVVLPEAATKFNRETKRIEAPLVWQGREGHDGCLDEMFSALAAQRKAETDCTDNIKSVAMVFAAIESAKKGKKVRIAW is encoded by the coding sequence ATGAACACACAAAAGATACTCATCGCAGGATGCGGCAGCATGGCGAAAAAATGGGCGCACTACGCGAAGGCGCGCTCCGACGTATCGATCGCGGGTCTCCTTGACATCAAAAAAGAGAATGCCGAGCATTTTGCTTCGGAGCAGGGCATCAGCGCCCCGGCATTCACCGACATCGATGATGCGCTTGCCGCGACAAAGGCGGATATCGTCTTCGACATCACGATACCCGAAGCGCATAAGGGTATCGCGCTTACGGCGTTCAGGCACGGCGCCCACGTATTCGGTGAAAAGCCCATGGCTTCATCGCTTGCCGACGCGAAAAAGATGGTCGCTGCCGCAGAACGCTCAGGGAAAATGTATGCCGTCATGCAGAACCGCCGGTATCTCAAGAACATACGCGCACTCAGATCGATCATCGATAGCGGGACCATTGGTGATATCGGTTTTGTCGCGGCGGATTTTTTCATCGGCGCCCATTTCGGCGGCTTCCGCGATGCGATGGCAAGCCCCCTCATACTCGACATGGCGATTCATACCTTCGATCAGGCACGATTCATCGCCGGGGCTGACCCCGTGAGCGTGTACTGCCATGAATTCAATCCGAAAGGGTCCTGGTATGCCGGCAATGCAGCGGCGGTGGCAACATTCGAATTCAAGAACGGCATCGTATTCTCCTATCGCGGATCATGGTGCGCGGAGGGGTGCTCCACATCGTGGGAATCGATCTGGCGTATCACAGGGAGCACAGGCAGCGCCGTCTGGAACGGAAAAGATTTGCCGTACGCCGAGGTCGTACTCCCCGAAGCGGCCACAAAATTCAATCGCGAAACGAAGCGCATCGAAGCACCGCTCGTATGGCAGGGCCGCGAGGGACATGACGGCTGCCTCGATGAGATGTTCTCAGCACTCGCCGCGCAGAGGAAAGCGGAGACGGACTGCACCGATAATATCAAAAGTGTGGCCATGGTATTCGCGGCTATAGAAAGCGCGAAGAAAGGAAAGAAGGTTCGCATCGCCTGGTAG
- a CDS encoding helix-turn-helix domain-containing protein — MTITDIGYISSRSGFRLHAHEDEYEIHYLTEGAGVFINAEKRHRIEKRSLVFSRPKETHAYESEASTRRFSFYFVRFRFSNDESGLPQLLDRRFSAPVSSGEDFRSFFEEMKHRAHSSNLHLKRAAELSLNAFIHARLGESAHTPEENRYVRTAIDIMERSVHATIDLPSLTNKLGITVSYFDRLFKKHRGVSPLTYYARLKIETASFLLRETDTPIYRIAEELSYTDEFHFSRAFKRIAGVSPREFRKRG; from the coding sequence ATGACGATCACCGACATCGGCTATATCTCTTCCCGCTCCGGTTTCCGCCTCCACGCGCACGAGGATGAATATGAAATCCACTATCTGACCGAGGGGGCGGGCGTGTTCATCAATGCGGAGAAGCGGCATCGCATTGAAAAGCGTTCATTGGTCTTCTCCCGCCCGAAAGAAACGCATGCATACGAGAGCGAGGCATCGACACGGCGATTCTCGTTCTACTTCGTGCGTTTTCGTTTTTCGAACGATGAATCGGGGCTTCCGCAGCTCCTCGATCGCCGATTCTCGGCACCGGTATCATCCGGGGAGGACTTCAGGTCTTTTTTTGAGGAGATGAAGCATCGCGCGCATTCGTCGAATCTGCACCTCAAGCGCGCCGCCGAACTTTCACTCAACGCCTTTATCCATGCACGGCTGGGCGAGTCTGCGCATACGCCGGAGGAGAACCGCTATGTGCGCACTGCCATCGATATCATGGAGCGTTCCGTGCACGCCACCATCGACCTTCCCTCGCTTACCAATAAACTCGGGATCACAGTGTCCTATTTCGACCGGCTTTTCAAAAAGCATCGCGGGGTGTCGCCGCTTACGTATTATGCGCGATTGAAGATAGAAACCGCGAGCTTTCTCCTCCGCGAGACGGACACGCCGATATACCGCATCGCCGAGGAGCTTTCGTATACGGATGAATTCCATTTCAGCAGGGCGTTTAAGCGAATCGCCGGGGTGTCGCCGCGGGAATTCCGTAAGCGGGGATGA
- the pflB gene encoding formate C-acetyltransferase — MSLLLSEKPLIPSIKTFRRGRWDKTVDVKDFIDRNITPYDGNATFLSAPSERTRALWERCLEFIAKEIAAGGVLDVDTRTISSVTSHAAGYIDRDNELIVGLQTDAPLKRAVKPYGGIRMVKQALADYGYELDSAVEDVFQKYRKTHNDAVFQGYTADMIRARKHGYITGLPDTYARGRIIGDYRRVALYGIDFLVEQKKIDLISLEEYPFSEEIVRLREEVHEQLTALADIKTMAASYGYDIANHAMNAREAIQWTYFAFLAAIKEHDGAAMSMGSVTAFFDIFIERDMKRGTLTEVEAQELIDDFVIKLRLVRHLRPKAYNDIFAGDPTWVTESIGGMLDDGRHKITKSAYRMLHTLSNLGPSPEPNLTVLWSHRLPDNFKRFAAQVAAMTSSVQFENDDLMRPLAGDDYGVSCCVSLQGLSSSIQYFGARCNIAKALLLALNAGREEFSGETVIEGITPLPDGPLNIEDVKSRFYMVIKWLAKLYVETMNVIHYMHDKYYYERSQMALLDSFVSRTMAFGLAGLSVAADSLSAIRYAKITAIRDENGLTTAFTVEGSYPKYGNDDDRADGRAVDVVKVFHDEISRHTIYRSAKPTLSILTITSNVMYGKKTGATPDGRPAEAPFAPGANPMHGRDENGALASLNSVAKIPYSLCLDGVSNTFSVIPSVLGSNDSMRVGNLITLLDGYFIKGGHHLNVNVIDRKTLTDAIAHPEKYPQLTIRVSGYAVHFIKLSREQQMEVLARTFHESLA; from the coding sequence ATGAGCCTTCTCCTTTCTGAAAAGCCGCTTATACCGTCCATAAAGACGTTTCGCCGCGGGCGCTGGGATAAGACCGTCGATGTAAAAGATTTTATAGACAGGAATATCACGCCGTACGACGGCAATGCGACTTTTCTCTCCGCCCCATCGGAACGTACACGGGCGCTCTGGGAACGATGCCTTGAATTCATCGCCAAAGAAATAGCCGCAGGCGGCGTGCTCGATGTCGATACGAGGACGATATCTTCCGTAACATCGCATGCGGCAGGATACATCGACCGCGACAATGAGCTCATCGTCGGCCTGCAGACCGATGCGCCGCTCAAGCGCGCAGTGAAGCCGTACGGCGGCATACGCATGGTGAAGCAGGCCCTCGCCGATTACGGATATGAACTGGACAGCGCCGTAGAGGATGTGTTCCAGAAATATCGAAAGACGCATAATGACGCTGTGTTCCAGGGCTATACCGCCGACATGATACGCGCACGAAAGCATGGCTATATCACGGGACTGCCTGACACATATGCGCGCGGACGCATCATCGGCGATTACCGGCGGGTAGCGCTTTACGGTATAGACTTTCTCGTCGAACAGAAGAAGATCGATCTCATATCGCTCGAAGAGTATCCGTTCAGCGAGGAGATAGTACGCCTGCGCGAGGAAGTGCATGAGCAGTTGACCGCGCTCGCCGATATCAAGACCATGGCCGCGTCCTACGGCTATGATATCGCGAACCATGCGATGAACGCGCGCGAAGCGATACAGTGGACGTATTTCGCTTTCCTCGCCGCGATAAAGGAGCATGACGGTGCGGCGATGAGCATGGGGAGCGTAACGGCGTTCTTCGATATATTCATCGAACGCGACATGAAGCGCGGTACGCTCACTGAGGTCGAGGCGCAGGAGCTCATCGATGATTTCGTGATAAAGCTCCGGCTCGTGCGCCATCTGCGGCCGAAAGCGTACAACGATATTTTCGCCGGCGACCCCACCTGGGTGACAGAGTCGATTGGCGGCATGCTTGATGACGGGCGACATAAGATAACGAAGAGTGCGTACCGCATGCTGCATACCCTGTCGAACCTCGGGCCATCGCCGGAACCGAACCTTACCGTGCTCTGGTCGCATCGGCTTCCGGACAATTTCAAGCGCTTTGCCGCACAAGTGGCGGCGATGACATCGAGCGTGCAGTTCGAGAACGACGACCTCATGCGTCCGCTTGCCGGCGATGATTACGGCGTATCCTGCTGCGTGTCGCTGCAGGGCCTGTCATCGAGCATTCAGTACTTCGGCGCGCGATGCAATATCGCCAAGGCGCTGCTCCTCGCGCTCAACGCGGGCCGCGAGGAGTTCAGCGGCGAAACGGTCATCGAAGGGATAACGCCGCTCCCCGACGGTCCGCTCAATATCGAGGATGTGAAATCGCGCTTCTACATGGTCATCAAATGGCTTGCCAAGCTCTATGTCGAAACGATGAACGTCATCCATTACATGCATGACAAATATTACTACGAACGTTCGCAGATGGCGCTCCTTGATTCGTTCGTGAGCCGCACCATGGCCTTCGGTCTTGCGGGGTTATCGGTCGCTGCCGATTCGCTTTCCGCGATACGGTATGCGAAGATTACAGCGATACGCGATGAGAACGGACTGACGACCGCATTCACGGTCGAAGGGAGCTATCCGAAATACGGCAATGACGATGACAGGGCCGATGGACGCGCGGTTGATGTCGTCAAGGTCTTCCACGATGAGATATCGCGGCACACGATATACCGCTCCGCAAAGCCTACGCTTTCCATTCTCACGATAACAAGCAATGTCATGTACGGGAAAAAGACCGGTGCGACGCCGGACGGCCGCCCCGCAGAAGCGCCATTCGCCCCCGGCGCCAACCCCATGCATGGACGCGATGAGAACGGTGCGCTCGCATCGCTTAACAGCGTGGCGAAGATCCCGTATTCGCTCTGCCTCGACGGCGTATCGAACACATTCTCCGTCATACCCTCGGTGCTCGGGAGCAATGACTCGATGCGAGTGGGGAATCTCATTACGCTCCTCGATGGATACTTCATCAAAGGCGGCCATCACCTGAATGTGAATGTCATCGACAGAAAGACGCTGACCGATGCAATTGCGCATCCGGAGAAATATCCGCAGCTGACGATACGCGTTTCGGGATACGCGGTACATTTCATCAAGCTGTCGCGCGAGCAGCAGATGGAAGTGCTTGCGAGGACATTCCACGAATCGCTGGCGTAA
- the trpB gene encoding tryptophan synthase subunit beta: MWYHAAVFNTDYIKNRHFGPYGGRYVPEMLIPTLDEIEREYFRLRDDASFRKEVDDVLTNYVGRPTPLYFAEKLSAQLGGPKIYLKLEGLTHTGAHKINNAVGQAVLAKHLGKKRIIAETGAGQHGLATATVAAKFGFECEIFMGETDYKRQRPNVFWMEQLGAKVSVVTYGTKTLKDAVNAAMKDWAASFRDTHYLIGSALGPFPFPVIVRDFQSIIGREVKEQLMKMEGRLPDACVACTGGGSNSMGLFYPFLADESVRLIGVEAGGQGIKKKHAARFQGGKVGIVQSYKSYFLLDKNGQVAETHSISAGLDYAGVGPELAYLSDAKRVEFSYATDDEVLAAVKTLARTEGIIPALESAHAVAYMIKNAEAMREKLVVVNISGRGDKDIFILTHALKDKKWKEFLSDEIKRHR, encoded by the coding sequence GTGTGGTATCATGCCGCGGTGTTCAATACCGATTACATAAAGAACAGGCATTTCGGCCCCTACGGCGGGCGCTATGTGCCGGAAATGCTCATCCCCACGCTCGATGAGATCGAACGCGAGTATTTTCGTCTCCGCGATGACGCATCGTTCCGGAAAGAAGTCGATGATGTTCTCACGAACTATGTCGGCCGTCCGACGCCGCTCTACTTCGCTGAAAAATTATCCGCACAGCTCGGCGGGCCGAAGATATATCTCAAACTCGAAGGGCTCACCCATACCGGTGCGCATAAGATAAACAATGCCGTCGGTCAGGCGGTGCTCGCGAAGCATCTCGGCAAGAAACGCATCATTGCTGAAACGGGCGCGGGCCAGCACGGCCTTGCGACGGCCACCGTTGCGGCAAAGTTCGGTTTTGAATGCGAGATATTCATGGGCGAGACCGACTACAAGCGTCAGCGTCCGAACGTGTTCTGGATGGAACAGCTCGGAGCGAAAGTTTCGGTCGTTACCTACGGCACGAAGACGCTCAAGGACGCGGTGAACGCTGCGATGAAGGACTGGGCAGCGAGCTTCCGCGATACGCATTACCTTATCGGGAGCGCGCTCGGTCCTTTCCCGTTCCCCGTCATCGTCCGCGATTTTCAGTCGATCATCGGGCGTGAAGTGAAAGAACAGCTAATGAAGATGGAAGGACGTCTTCCCGACGCCTGTGTCGCCTGTACCGGCGGCGGATCGAATTCGATGGGGCTCTTCTATCCGTTCCTTGCGGACGAGAGCGTACGTCTCATCGGCGTGGAAGCGGGCGGACAAGGGATAAAGAAGAAACATGCGGCACGATTCCAGGGCGGGAAAGTCGGGATCGTCCAGTCATATAAATCGTATTTCCTCCTCGACAAGAACGGACAGGTCGCCGAGACGCATTCGATATCGGCAGGGCTTGATTACGCCGGCGTGGGACCTGAGCTCGCGTATCTTTCCGATGCGAAACGCGTGGAGTTCTCCTACGCCACCGATGACGAAGTGCTTGCCGCCGTGAAGACGCTCGCACGCACTGAGGGGATAATCCCGGCGCTTGAGAGCGCACACGCGGTCGCATATATGATAAAGAACGCGGAGGCGATGAGGGAAAAGCTCGTCGTCGTCAATATCTCCGGCCGCGGTGATAAGGATATATTCATCCTCACGCATGCGCTGAAGGACAAAAAGTGGAAGGAGTTCCTCTCCGATGAGATCAAGCGGCATCGATAG
- the trpA gene encoding tryptophan synthase subunit alpha, with amino-acid sequence MRSSGIDRIRTRIDAMRREKAIGIMTHTVAGYPTLPACERAVTTMDSHGADFIELQIPFSDPVADGPVILNANHKALDAGMTVRRCFSFARRIHASVSAPLLFITYANIPFTYGIDAFCRDAAASGAAGIIVPDLPYDDAEGLYEAALRHGISAVPVISEVTSAERISAIDRIATGFIYVTSRLGVTGGSGMRAGITDFLDKARSITEKPLAVGFGIRRTADVSTLVSHADIAVIGSHLLTLAGGKAGGSRMASFLDSVHLPLQKK; translated from the coding sequence ATGAGATCAAGCGGCATCGATAGGATACGCACGCGTATCGATGCGATGCGCCGTGAAAAGGCCATCGGCATCATGACTCATACGGTAGCAGGATACCCGACGCTGCCCGCCTGTGAGCGCGCCGTAACGACCATGGACTCACATGGCGCAGACTTCATCGAACTGCAGATCCCGTTCTCGGACCCTGTCGCGGACGGCCCGGTAATATTGAACGCGAACCACAAAGCACTCGATGCGGGGATGACCGTTCGACGATGTTTTTCCTTTGCGCGCCGTATCCATGCATCGGTATCCGCTCCGCTTCTCTTCATTACCTATGCGAACATACCGTTCACCTATGGCATCGATGCGTTCTGCCGCGATGCAGCCGCCTCCGGGGCGGCAGGGATCATCGTCCCCGACCTGCCCTATGACGATGCCGAGGGCCTTTATGAGGCTGCGCTCCGCCATGGCATATCGGCTGTTCCGGTGATAAGCGAAGTGACCTCCGCTGAACGGATATCCGCGATAGACCGTATCGCTACCGGATTCATCTATGTAACATCGCGCCTCGGGGTGACCGGCGGCAGCGGCATGCGTGCCGGGATAACCGATTTCCTCGACAAAGCCCGATCGATAACTGAAAAACCGCTTGCCGTCGGCTTCGGCATACGGCGCACCGCGGATGTCAGCACGCTCGTTTCGCATGCCGATATTGCCGTCATCGGGAGCCATCTCTTGACGCTTGCAGGCGGCAAGGCCGGCGGGTCACGCATGGCTTCGTTCCTCGATTCGGTGCACCTGCCGTTGCAAAAAAAGTGA
- a CDS encoding HEAT repeat domain-containing protein, translated as MMKRTIVLILSSTLLIGVAFAQKAGEEGTPQAGGAGKKKTLEQVLTGQNENLLLMALERGNDKVKAECLAALAKKYEAGGKADDASLDKIILYAGYGVNYSAAIKGFQQDSTWLVRREAAIALARIRSDKAVRNLVDILRREREPLVKVNIIFALGEIGSPGAVQVLLDTLRLSQQQNILYETVVALGKIGSKEAFVELLNVAQEDRNLDVVRQASVDAIDKIKWN; from the coding sequence ATGATGAAACGGACCATCGTTCTCATCCTCAGCAGTACGCTTCTGATAGGCGTAGCATTCGCGCAGAAAGCCGGAGAAGAAGGGACACCCCAAGCCGGCGGAGCGGGTAAGAAAAAAACGCTCGAACAGGTACTGACCGGGCAGAACGAGAACCTTCTGCTCATGGCGCTCGAACGCGGCAACGACAAGGTCAAAGCGGAATGTCTTGCAGCGCTCGCGAAAAAGTATGAGGCGGGCGGTAAAGCCGATGATGCCTCACTCGACAAGATAATCCTGTATGCCGGCTACGGCGTGAACTATTCCGCGGCAATAAAAGGCTTTCAGCAGGATTCGACATGGCTGGTACGGCGGGAAGCAGCGATAGCCCTTGCACGCATTCGCAGCGATAAGGCGGTACGGAACCTTGTCGATATACTCCGCCGCGAACGCGAGCCCCTCGTGAAAGTGAACATCATTTTCGCGTTAGGCGAGATAGGCAGCCCGGGCGCTGTGCAAGTGCTCCTTGATACGCTGCGCCTGTCGCAGCAGCAGAACATTCTCTATGAAACGGTGGTTGCGCTCGGAAAGATAGGGTCGAAGGAAGCCTTCGTTGAGCTTCTCAATGTGGCCCAGGAAGACCGCAATCTTGATGTTGTCCGACAGGCATCGGTGGATGCCATCGACAAGATCAAATGGAATTGA
- the metK gene encoding methionine adenosyltransferase codes for MSEKRDFFFTSESVTEGHPDKICDHISDGVLDACLAEDKDSRVACESLAKTGMIIVAGEITTRAKLDYQKIVRDTVKKIGYSDSAMGFDYKTCAVLVAVEQQSPDISQGVTKGKGLHKDQGAGDQGIMFGYAINETHTFMPLSIYIANRLCEKLSDVRRDGTMPYLRPDGKSQVTIEYVDGKPARVDAVVVSSQHADEVTHKQIESDVKKYVIDPVFDEEGKLDMLDKRTKYYINPTGRFVIGGPQGDCGVTGRKIIVDTYGGHGAHGGGAFSGKDPSKVDRSACYAARYLAKNIVAAKLADRCLVQLSYAIGVAQPLSIFVDTYGTGRRSESEITKIIEKNFDLSPSGIIKKFDLKRPIYQKTAGYGHFGRELPEFTWEKKDAVKIFSK; via the coding sequence ATGAGCGAGAAACGAGACTTTTTTTTCACATCGGAATCCGTGACCGAAGGCCATCCGGATAAAATATGCGACCATATTTCCGACGGCGTCCTCGACGCCTGCCTTGCCGAGGACAAGGATTCACGTGTAGCGTGCGAATCGCTCGCGAAGACGGGTATGATAATCGTTGCGGGGGAGATCACCACCCGGGCGAAGCTCGATTACCAGAAGATCGTCCGCGACACGGTAAAGAAGATCGGCTATTCAGACAGCGCCATGGGCTTCGACTACAAGACATGCGCGGTGCTCGTGGCTGTCGAGCAGCAGTCACCGGACATTTCGCAGGGCGTCACGAAGGGCAAGGGCCTCCATAAGGACCAGGGCGCGGGCGACCAGGGCATCATGTTCGGGTACGCGATCAATGAAACACATACCTTCATGCCGCTTTCCATCTACATCGCCAATCGCCTCTGCGAAAAGCTTTCCGATGTACGCCGCGATGGAACCATGCCGTATCTGCGCCCGGACGGGAAATCGCAGGTGACGATCGAATACGTCGACGGAAAGCCCGCACGTGTCGACGCTGTTGTCGTATCAAGCCAGCATGCGGATGAAGTGACGCATAAGCAGATCGAGTCCGACGTGAAGAAATATGTCATCGATCCCGTGTTCGACGAAGAAGGCAAGCTCGATATGCTCGATAAGCGGACGAAATACTACATCAATCCGACCGGGCGTTTCGTCATCGGCGGCCCGCAGGGCGACTGCGGCGTCACCGGGCGCAAGATAATCGTCGATACGTACGGCGGACACGGTGCGCACGGCGGCGGCGCGTTCTCGGGCAAGGATCCGTCGAAGGTCGACCGCTCGGCCTGCTATGCCGCGCGCTACCTCGCGAAGAACATCGTCGCGGCGAAGCTCGCCGACCGCTGTCTCGTGCAGCTTTCCTACGCCATCGGCGTTGCGCAGCCCCTGTCGATATTCGTCGACACCTACGGCACCGGCCGCCGCTCTGAGAGCGAGATAACGAAGATAATAGAGAAGAATTTCGATCTCTCGCCCTCGGGCATCATCAAGAAGTTCGATCTGAAGCGGCCCATCTACCAGAAGACGGCGGGGTACGGTCATTTCGGCCGCGAGCTCCCGGAATTTACCTGGGAAAAGAAGGACGCGGTGAAGATATTCTCGAAATAA